From a region of the Sander lucioperca isolate FBNREF2018 chromosome 8, SLUC_FBN_1.2, whole genome shotgun sequence genome:
- the vtcn1 gene encoding V-set domain-containing T-cell activation inhibitor 1, producing MASFSQIIFGSMITLIVLFSAIIILILALSLSGTLSQVISTNTLPVANLGEDQLLSCFLNTKSQPAGLTDVSVTWEKKGLTGTVYLYQNGAPDLANQNSQFKGRTQLFLDALTTGNASLLLRGVTLGDEGEYTCSISSSGGGGNVNIYLRTAAFSAPTFKFTNGTLAAEATRWFPKPNVTWSNYGGVVLRGSTSFTSNSAGIFGVVSTLQSINVSDTYTCTIENYLVTSISKATVTDTGVSGNTYFIYSAASSLLVSTYLSMTTSVLHIYYLT from the exons ATGGCATCCTTTAGCCAGATCATCTTCGGCAG CATGATTACCCTCATCGTCTTATTCTCGgccatcatcatcctcatcttAGCCCTGTCCCTCTCAG GCACCTTGTCCCAGGTGATAAGCACCAACACGTTGCCCGTTGCCAACCTCGGCGAGGATCAGCTTCTCAGCTGCTTTCTGAACACTAAAAGTCAACCAGCCGGACTCACAGACGTGTCAGTCACCTGGGAGAAGAAGGGCCTGACGGGAACCGTTTACCTCTATCAGAATGGAGCTCCGGATCTTGCCAACCAGAACTCTCAGTTCAAAGGGAGAACTCAGCTCTTCCTCGATGCTTTGACCACGGGGaatgcctctctgctgctgAGGGGTGTGACACTCGGTGACGAGGGGGAGTACACCTGCAGCATCAGCTCCTCTGGCGGTGGAGGGAACGTCAACATTTACCTCAGAACAGCAG ccttttcagccCCAACATTTAAATTCACAAATGGCACCCTGGCTGCTGAGGCAACCAGGTGGTTCCCTAAACCAAACGTGACATGGTCGAACTATGGCGGGGTCGTCCTGCGTGGAAGCACGAGCTTCACATCAAACTCTGCAGGGATATTCGGTGTGGTCAGCACGCTGCAGTCAATCAACGTCAGCGACACCTACACCTGCACGATAGAAAATTACCTGGTGACCAGCATCTCTAAGGCAACTGTAACAG ATACTGGTGTTTCAGGGAACACATACTTCATCTACAGTGCTGCATCATCCCTGCTGGTATCAACTTACCTGAGCATGACGACCAGTGTCCTCCACATCTATTATCTGACctaa
- the LOC116057667 gene encoding CD209 antigen-like protein E isoform X1, with protein sequence MEGIYANGHYAKRVVPRSTTNQKGPRSSEKRRFHGAVVLCLGLLSVFLLAGLIGLGVHYYDTVQRLQASDYKLSSLTKERDQLNANLTEMTKELNRNKSCPAGWRMFSCACYLLSAESGSWEKGSDDCRERGAHLVVIESFGEQTFLSNFTQKETHAWIGLTDKAKEGTWEWINEAPLSLKYWRKAQPDDGGGHSHLGKEDCAHIIITGGKNSQNWNDLLCSTSLRWICEKMLSIGA encoded by the exons ATGGAGGGAATCTATGCCAATGGTCATTATGCCAAACGTGTTGTCCCAAGATCTACGACAAATCAGAAGG GTCCCAGGAGCTCAGAGAAGAGGAGATTTCATGGAGCTGTTGTTCTCTGTCTGGGGCTGCTGAGTGTTTTCCTGCTGGCTGGGCTCATCGGCCTCGGTGTTCACT ACTATGACACTGTACAACGCCTCCAGGCCAGTGATTATAAGCTGTCTTCCCTGACTAAAGAGAGAGACCAGCTGAATGCCAACCTCACTGAAATGACTAAAGAGCTGAACAGGA ATAAATCATGTCCTGCAGGATGGAGGATGTTCAGTTGTGCCTGTTATCTTCTCTCCGCTGAGTCTGGTTCCTGGGAGAAAGGCAGCgatgactgcagagagagaggagcacaTCTGGTGGTGATAGAAAGCTTCGGAGAGCAG ACGTTCCTCTCTAACTTCACCCAAAAAGAAACGCATGCTTGGATTGGTTTGACTGACAAAGCCAAGGAGGGAACCTGGGAATGGATTAATGAAGCTCCGCTGTCTTTAAA GTACTGGCGGAAAGCTCAGCCTGATGATGGTGGTGGCCATAGCCATCTCGGGAAAGAGGACTGTGCCCATATCATAATAACTGGAGGGAAGAATTCTCAGAActggaatgatttgctttgtaGTACCAGTCTGAGATGGATCTGTGAGAAAATGCTTAGCATCGGTGCATAA